The Triticum dicoccoides isolate Atlit2015 ecotype Zavitan chromosome 6A, WEW_v2.0, whole genome shotgun sequence genome has a window encoding:
- the LOC119317616 gene encoding putative receptor-like protein kinase At4g00960 yields MPCTHLRQQQTSSSTNASRKPPVSASVANYTSTTPQDPNDPIASKQGTNTPIRFPRLKAEEDREEIPMVESPYRLRHRRLMDTVPATASGDPAPGHGGSNGMPIMVSILVVVIICTLFYCVYCWRWRKRNAVKRAHLERLRPLSNSDLPVMDLSTIAAATNGFSKENKLGEGGFGPVYRGVLDGGAEIAVKRLSARSRQGAAEFRNEVELIAKLQHRNLVRLLGCCVDKDEKMLVYEYLPNRSLDAFLFGTRKTAHLDWKMRQSIVVGIARGLLYLHEDSCLKIVHRDLKASNVLLDNKMNPKISDFGMAMIFEDEEIEVINTGHVVGTYGYMAPEYAMGGAFSVKSDVYSFGVLVLEILSGQRNGAMYLQEHQHTLIQDAWRMWSEDKAVEFMDASLAGSYAKEEAWRCYHAGLLCVQESPELRPTMSSVVLMLIGDQAQLPAPEQPPLFASPKKAPASDQSSLAVRSETTSKTHSVNDVSITMIQPR; encoded by the exons ATGCCCTGTACACATTTGCGCCAGCAGCAAACCAGTAGTAGCACCAACGCATCTCGCAAGCCACCGGTGTCCGCCTCCGTGGCTAACTATACAAGTACGACTCCCCAGGACCCCAACGACCCAATAGCTAGCAAACAAGGAACGAACACCCCCATACGATTCCCACGGCTCAAGGCAGAGGAAGACCGGGAAGAGATACCCATGGTGGAATCGCCGTACCGTCTTCGGCATCGCCGGCTGATGGACACCGTGCCTGCGACGGCGAGCGGTGATCCAG CGCCAGGACATGGCGGCTCCAACGGGATGCCGATCATGGTCTccatcctggtggtggtcatcatctGCACCCTCTTCTACTGCGTTTACTGCTGGAGATGGAGGAAGCGCAACG CTGTGAAGAGGGCTCATCTAGAGAGGCTGAGGCCGCTCTCCAACTCGGACCTGCCGGTGATGGACCTCtccaccatcgccgccgccaccaacgGTTTCTCCAAGGAGAACAAGCTCGGCGAAGGCGGCTTCGGCCCCGTCTACAGG GGCGTGCTGGACGGCGGCGCGGAGATCGCGGTGAAGCGGCTGTCGGCGCGGTCGCGGCAGGGCGCGGCGGAGTTCCGGAACGAGGTGGAGCTGATCGCCAAGCTGCAGCACCGGAACCTGGTGAGGCTGCTGGGGTGCTGCGTGGACAAGGACGAGAAGATGCTCGTCTACGAGTACCTCCCCAACCGGAGCCTCGACGCCTTCCTCTTCG GTACCAGAAAGACCGCGCACTTGGACTGGAAGATGAGGCAGAGCATCGTGGTGGGGATCGCGCGCGGGCTGCTGTACCTCCACGAGGACTCGTGCCTCAAGATCGTCCACAGGGACCTCAAGGCCAGCAACGTGCTCCTCGACAACAAGATGAACCCCAAGATCTCCGACTTCGGCATGGCCATGAtcttcgaggacgaggagatcgaggtCATCAACACCGGCCACGTCGTCGGAACATA CGGGTACATGGCGCCCGAGTACGCGATGGGGGGCGCCTTCTCGGTGAAGTCGGACGTGTACAGCTTCGGGGTGCTGGTGCTGGAGATCCTCAGCGGCCAGCGCAACGGCGCAATGTACCTCCAGGAGCACCAGCACACGCTCATCCAAGAC GCATGGAGGATGTGGAGCGAGGACAAGGCGGTGGAGTTCATGGACGCGTCGCTGGCCGGGTCGTACGCCAAGGAGGAAGCGTGGCGGTGCTACCACGCGGGCCTGCTGTGCGTGCAGGAGAGCCCGGAGCTCCGGCCGACCATGTCCAGCGTGGTGCTGATGCTCATCGGCGACCAGGCGCAGCTGCCGGCGCCCGAGCAGCCGCCGCTGTTCGCGAGCCCGAAGAAGGCCCCGGCGTCGGACCAGTCCTCGCTGGCGGTGAGGTCCGAGACGACGTCCAAGACGCACTCCGTCAACGACGTGTCCATCACCATGATCCAGCCACGATAG